A window of Scophthalmus maximus strain ysfricsl-2021 chromosome 10, ASM2237912v1, whole genome shotgun sequence contains these coding sequences:
- the hapln2 gene encoding hyaluronan and proteoglycan link protein 2 yields MNFLIGHLSSCSQLCRSWKSELTNVIMNCAVVLLLTLSCFTWSAAADTPSTAAPKKLKYLIDPPVYAEVAGRRGDNVTLLCILRTKPTHYKVKWTKLEPGHMGTENIIMISNADAFKPYGRLGLRASLRKAHIMDASLLLRRLELEDGGTYRCELVNGIEDESVFLTLRVEGVVFPYQSKNGRYRFTFLEAKEACAEQDGTLATYKQLFRAWTDGLDWCNAGWLLDGTVQYPIIHPRPICGAELFSGIRSYGPKDKHHDRFDAFCFTSQTSGSVFYKSGSFSFEQAGRACKHQGAELALVGHLYAAWHFQNYDQCDGGWLRDGSVRFPISNPRRRCGGIPEAGVRSFGFPNKTTHLYGAYCYR; encoded by the exons ATGAATTTTCTGATTGGACACTTGTCGTCATGTTCTCAACTGTGCAG GAGCTGGAAAAGTGAATTGACGAACGTCATAATGAACTGTGCTGTGGTTCTTCTGTTAACATTGAGCTGCTTCACCTGgtctgcagctgcagacacTCCCAGCACAGCAG CTCCCAAGAAGCTGAAGTATCTGATTGACCCACCTGTGTACGCGGAGGTCGCTGGCCGCAGGGGGGATAATGTCACCTTGCTGTGTATTCTTAGAACCAAACCCACCCATTACAAAGTGAAATGGACAAAGCTGGAGCCTGGACACATGGGGACAGAGAACATCATCATGATTTCAAATGCAGACGCCTTCAAGCCATATGGCCGTCTTGGACTGCGAGCCTCTCTTCGAAAGGCACACATCATGGACGCCTCCTTGCTGCTCCGCCGTCTTGAGCTGGAAGATGGTGGCACATATCGCTGTGAGCTTGTCAATGGCATTGAGGATGAGAGTGTTTTCCTGACATTGAGAGTTGAAG GTGTGGTTTTCCCATATCAGAGCAAAAATGGGCGCTACAGATTCACGTTCCTTGAAGCCAAGGAGGCTTGTGCTGAGCAAGATGGCACACTAGCCACGTACAAGCAGCTCTTTAGAG cctggACGGATGGTCTGGATTGGTGTAATGCAGGTTGGCTCCTTGATGGAACCGTTCAGTACCCCATTATCCATCCTCGACCCATTTGTGGAGCAGAGCTGTTCTCTGGGATTCGCAGTTATGGACCAAAGGATAAGCATCACGACCGGTTTGACGCTTTCTGCTTCACCTCTCAGACATCTG GCTCTGTGTTCTACAAATCAGGGTCCTTCTCCTTTGAGCAGGCAGGACGTGCTTGTAAACATCAGGGGGCTGAGTTGGCGTTGGTCGGCCATCTTTACGCCGCCTGGCACTTCCAAAACTATGACCAGTGTGACGGCGGATGGCTGAGAGATGGCAGCGTGCGGTTTCCCATTAGCAACCCCAGGAGACGCTGCGGAGGCATTCCCGAGGCAGGGGTGCGCTCATTTGGATTCCCTAACAAGACGACACACCTTTACGGAGCCTATTGCTATAGGTAA